The genomic interval TCTTTTACTTGTTAGGATTTGTATTGACGCAGTTGTAGACGTGCAGAAAGCAGGAAGGTTATGACCGTCCTCATCTTGGTGCCTGTGGCTCATCTGGTGTGCTTCAGTGGAAAGGAACATGACGGCTCCCCACTGTCTGCAGTTATATGTCTCAGCTGAGCCACAGGTAATTGTTGTGACTCGTCCCTCCTAAATGGGACTATCACAGCGGGGCAAGGTAACTCAGCCCCTTCTCACCAGAACACGGCCTGATATTAAACCTGCCGGCTATACCGCCACAGCACGGGATGACAGACGTCAGCCACTGCGGAACCTAATACCCAGTCAATCTGCTTTTTGCTTATCCTTGTTAGGCCTACCAAAAGTCAGCCCTTCCACTCTGAATATTTTGTCACGAAAAACAACTCCTTTTTCACCAGAAGACCTTGCCCATGCAGGTAAGACTTCTGATTCAGtagaacagaaaacagaaagggCCTTGGGTCATTTATTGCAATTTGAAATGCGTTTCCATCTTTCCGATCTTGCTGTCTCACAGAAAATTTGCATGGGAAACTCATTTCCCACTATATTGTCAGTTAAAATGTGTGGACTCCAGAATACtaatttattgtgtttttataggAAGACAGAGCTATTGTTCTTCATAGGATAAAACTGAAGAAGCGTGGATTTTATGAACTATGAACAAACCAAATTATGCTTGAACACTAGTGCTTGATGTGAGGTCCTTGCACTCAGAAGGAGGTtccattaattttcttttttcgatGAGCTGATAATGTTCTACAAATCGCTGGTGATTTGGAAGAAAAACGATGTTGCACCAGTGGCTCCCTAACAGAGATTTAAGTGGCCTATTATCAGTATCAAATCAGATAATTGTAACAACAAAAGGGAACATAATGTGACAGCTGAGACATGATGGGCGATGACATTACAGCTATTAAAACCTGCACGGACGCCTCGGTGAAAACAAGGTGTATTGCTCAATAACAGCCAATGTCAGTGTGTGGTGGAAAATgctgtagagagagagatagggagaaaAGAGCGATGACAGCAGGtatgtttttctctgtcagcctctTCTGTGGTCGGCCTTACACCACAAATTGTTTATTACATTTTGCATGAGGTATCAGTGTACACCCGTCACATGCAGCAACATGCATGTTCAAAAGACTATCTGAAGTGCCAGAGGTCACACGGCGGGGAACAGTGCCTGGGTTTATGAGCAAGGCAGAGTCCTGAATGCCAGTTATGGATAGTTATACTAAATAAAGCCCAACTGTGGTGGTATACACAACAAATACCTGTCTAAAGTACCCTTGACTATGTTGTGGCTTTCAAATGAGGGTGAACTGCAGTACAATGGAAACTAAAGTAAAGAAAGTAGGGAGTCAGTGATAAGAACAGCATTGTataagtaaatatataaataaataaattactaaATACATAACTAAATCTCATTGAGTGCCCCTTGAGAAATTTCCAAATGTTTTCCAAGAAAGATAAACAACCTGTATTTTTCCGGAACTGTGAACTCATGGAGCagggaaaaaaaggtttatGGAAAATTACTTAGTAAACACATGAGTCCAGGAACACAGCTGAACAGTGTCCACTGCAGGGGCTGCGGTGTGTTCTACTGTTTCACCACTAGAGACCGATAGAGTTCAGATATATACTACAGGGGAAACTTACAGTGAAAGTAGATGGAAAAGTACCTGTGCAGAGACAGATGTTCACCTCTGTGCACATGTGCACCGTGCAGGACATTCCGTTGAAGCATGTTCTGTGACACATCTGCACAACAAGCATGGGGACAATAACATGTTGTCATCATTAGAATAAGAGTAGCAAAATAATCAAAGGCAGTTAGACAAATAATTCAGTTTTCAGTTGGAAATTACAGACACCTTTAAGAGACAGAAACATACTTGAAAATCATGGTTTAGTTACAAATCAGATGTGACATAACCTTGTGATATGCAACATTTTTACAGCAACACAAGTGAGTTATTTGTACAAAGCTTCGCAGGTTAAACTTGTTCTGTTGGTTatgatgttgttgtttattgcCATGAGTTCTGCACACTTTTGGTCTGTGGGTAAAatgcagagaaagaagaaaagttcAGAAGCGGGGCATGTGCAGTGCTGCGTTCAGGTGATCCTCTAAAGCTCGTTATTTCGAGGAGCGCTCttgtttacaaaaaataaagagtGGAATCCaatataaaatgtttacaaATGGACTGAATTGAGATGTGTAGTTTGTACTGGATTGCAGAATAAACACTACAATGCAAGACCATCTTACATCACTTTTGTATCTATaaactgtgtttgtgcagtggtGAGTTTATTTTGATGTTATAACTAACACATGCTCTTTGGGTTGCAACTGGATTCTTATTCAAATGTGAATCTGACAAAGAATAAGCAAACATCCCCGTGAGCAGTGAGATTTGTATCAAATTGtcataaaacagaaacatttgcgCTCCCTTCATACTTGACCATTGGTTCGTGACCGCGTGTCCCTTATTATACCTCCCTCTGGCTTTATTATGTAAACGTGGAACGCGCGTCAATGGCATAAAATCCGATTTTTCCCTCCGGCACGGGAAGGCAGCACCGCCCGCTCCCGTTGCGCTAAAGTGGGCTCGCGTCAGATGACGTCACGGAGGCAGCGGCTCTTATAGCAGCCCGAGGCAGGAAGCGGCTGCAGACAGTCGCTCGTTCACACCGGCGAAGCTTCCCACAGACTCCCCAGACTCAGCACTGGTCCCAGCAGCGGCTCCCAGTGCATCGCTCCCACTCGAAACCTGAAACCAGTAACCCCGGATACACAGCGAGGACAACACCCCGCCGCAACCCTGGCGAGAAGCGTGATCCAAGCGAGCGTGATCCTCAACATGAGCACGGAGATGTTCGCGAAGAGCCCGATGGAGGTGGCCGTGTACCAGCTGCACAacttctccatctccttcttctcctcgctGGTCGGAGGAGACGTCGTGTCGGTCAAACTAGACAACAGGTAAACAAGGGACCAGGGCTGCGcgatttaaaacaaacaaaaggtttcCTTCATTTAAACTCGAACCCAACACGGGCCCGTGTTCTTTGTCCTGCACGGGAACCGGTTAGAATACTCATGCACGGTGCgtggtggtgtttgtgttgtgtgtcttccCTGCGAAGTCTCCGTGCGTCTTTGTGTTGCGGTTTGTTTGGACTTTGAACGTGTAGCTGCACTGTGGAGACTCACTGAGTGTGCTGCACTGAAACCCGAGTAACAGCATAACGGTCCAATGGTCAACATGCAGCTGActcaaccacaacaacaataacaatagttataataataatagcaataatTAAGAAGATAACTGCTGGATAGTTTCCTTTcagtttcactgtgtgttgtagAGCAGTGATTCCAGGAAACCCTGGTAGTGTGGTAATAAGTTGTTGGACTCGAACTAAACATTAGTTGTATCATTGAACTCTTCATTCatgttctgttttcttctctgtttcctgcagTGCCTCTGGCGCTAGCGTTGTGGCCATTGACAACAAGATCGAACAGGCAATGGTGAgttgagatcacacacacacacacacacacacacaaaatcaccagACAAACACGTGAGTTGTGGTTCCAAGACACTGTCCATGCATGTCTTCGTAACCAGTGTGTTCGAGGCCCATTTGAATGACATGTACGATGCAcaattagatagatagatagatgaatactttattaatcccgtgggaaatttaggtcatccagtagcttatacatttatacacctcactgacatacataaatcacagaaacataggGACAACATATTACAGATACAAGAATGGGTCGGACCCTATGGTACAGAAAACAGTGATTGTCTCAGTGTCAGTAATTAGCATTTAGCAGTGAGCTAATGGTTCTAGTCATATAGATTCAACACAACTAGTATAAATGGTGCAATAACGTGTGAGCTTATTAGGTGGCCTGTTAGTTTGGGCTCCAGATGTTGTGCATCAGCACCTATGGAGCGATCACAACCCACTGACTGATGCATTCTGCACACAACCAGCTCTGTGTGCATGCACAGGGAAGCCAAAGTCATGTGAAGGCAGCACAGGTGGTCCGCTTTGTTCATGTGATGAAGAGCAGAACGTGTGGGAGTCGGGGGGGGCAGGAAGTAAAACCGTGTACTTTGATGTTGACATTATGTAAAAAGAGATCGATGCGAGTAAACAGAGCAAATCATGGATGCGTTCCCAAAGCAAAGTTTCCTTGTAACGCTCCTCTTTGTTTTGGCATCTAATTTGCAACCAAGCTGATTTATCTGTTTTTTGTATCCAAACTGAtccgtctcttcttcttctgtgtccgAACAGGATCTGGTCAAGAACCACCTGATGTACGCGGTGCGCGAGGAAGTGGAGATCCTCAAGGAGCAGATCAAGGAGCTGGCGGAGAAGAACAACCAGCTGGAGAGGGAGAACTGCCTGCTGAAGAACCTGGCCAGTCCGGAGCAGATGGAGAAGTTCCAGTCCCGCATTCCGGCCGATGTGCTGCTACCGCTGGACAACCAGAGCGCCCAGGTGACTGCGGAGCACCCCCACCAGCAGCCGCACACCTGCAGCTACATCGCTGGCTCTGCTGTATAAGTGGCTCTGCCTTGGGGCGGGCAGGGCCACTGTCTCTTTACAGTAATGGACCTCCATTTTGAATGAAAGTGTTACAAATTCGCCTGCTGAGAGCCCTTCTCACAGTGAAGGAGAAGCACCGGGGCTGTAAATGACCGATGGGACACAAGAGAACTGCCGACACTGACGAGCACAAAACAGAACCTGGGTGGGACGCTCTGACCCGGGACGCGCTGCCAGGCCCGTCTTCTGATTCCGTCCAGCTCTTTGTCGTCAGTCTCTCTTTTTGTAGACAAAAGCGCTGAGAAATAGAGAGTGGTCTGACTTAGTCGCCGCTGAGCGCTTGCtttgagacagacagagggagagtgtgggggggggggcattccCCTGCCTGGCCGAACCCTTCCAGCCATCACCCTTATGCACTAGAGAGaagggaaaggaggaggagggtgttgAGTGGGCTGGCCCTGCAGGTGCCAAGTTGTGTGCGAGAGGGAAAGTTGATTCCCTGCTCGCAGAAAGGAGACCCGTGTGTGAGACGTTCCTCCAAGTctccaggaagaagaagaagaagaagagagctCCTTCATGCAGATCTGTCCAGTCACGAAACATACAAGTTTCAAAGGACTCTCCCTGCCACAACATTTCAGCCACATCACTTTTCGGACTTTCTCCTGTACATGCAATGTGTTGCTCATTTGTTCATGTGCGTTTTATTCATGCCTAAAAAAGAATAATCACCAGGATGAGCTGTCGCGGAGGCCCGGCAGTAGAAGCTGCCGGTCGGAGCTGCCGGTCGGAGCTGCCGGTCGGAGCTGCCGGTCGGAGCTGCCGGTCGGAGCTGCCGGTCGGAGCTGCCGTGGACTGCTCCGTGTGCTGTCATGATTCACAACGTGTAATCTCGTACTGTCTGCAGTTGGGGCTTGCTGCTTATGGGGGAAGTTAATCCTGCTAtctctgctgtttttgtttgtgattCGAAACAAAACTCAGTTGTTGTAAAATAGGAGCATTGTACAGTGGTCTTAAaaagatgttatatataaataaataaatatatatatatatataaatagatgtATAAAGTAGGGCGCGACAGGCATATCTGCTCGCCCTGTTTGCCTCGCTCTTAAAAGTAAAAGGAAAACTACATTGTACATAAGGTCGAAACCTCATGAGGTTTAAACGTAGTGGAGAAGGCGAGGAAGCGAACCACAGCTTTCCTCGCTGAAGATGCACTCctgcatttttttgtttttgttttttagcatCGTCCAGTATCTGGTCCATTTTTAAAACTTTGCTCAGATGCCGACTTGAAAACGATGGCATCACAACAGTGCCTGTCTGTAGTGAGGGAGGATTCGAACTCTGCTGTCGTTGTTTTACTAGCTACCAAAGACTtttgcctgtttgtttgtttctgaacaacagaaaaaccagGACCACGTGTGAAACTTCACAGGGAGAAGTTGTGTTCGTAGCTAGTGCTAAAGTGTCTATGTGTTTTGTAAAGATAATGGTGTTGTTGCTGTACAGTATCCTGGAGAAATGGTTGCTCACTGACGTGTTTGGATACAGCTGCACATTTTGCAATAAACCTTGTGTTTACATGACGCAATACTTTGACATACTTTGTTTTGTTCACAGCATGCATGACACAAACCAATACTGGATCAGGACTTTGATCCAAACAAGAGGTTCAGAATTGAAAGTATGACACTGATGGGTTATCCttcagagaaacagaacaggaaagaaaacaaacatgtcattTTTACAGTAACTTGAAACTAAAGTGTCTGGGTATGATAAGAGCTGAAGTAAACAATGAATCCACAGTTTGATTCAGTTCAACAACAGATAATGGGAttggatttatatttatttttaggactGTTTTAAGCTTTTGAGTTCTCCTTAACAAACTCATGTGATGTCTGATGTCTACACACTGCAGTCAAATGGGCGAACCAGAGTCACGAGAGCACATCAGACTGGTTTTTTCCCTCTGATGCAAGTCTTATTAAAGGTTATATACTATGCAATGGAGACATGTATTCAGTGGAAACCCAGGCAGGGAAGACCGATGAGGCGTCTGCGACTACACCCAGGATGATTTCATTTACTGCTTCTTtttattctcagagaaaacaTATAATGCGTTCCTTGAAGTAACCTCCTTGCTGTTACAAGTTTATTCAACTCCACCACGACTTGTTTGCCTGCATGCTGATTCCTCTTACTTCTGTGagcctttgtttgtgtttacaaagtCAGCATGACGAGCATGTGATCTGTGAATCTCGGCAGACAGCCGCAGCGAACCACAAGGCCCCGAAAGTCAGAGAGAGGTATTTTCAATTTAGCACGATGGCTCCTCAGAAAGAAGAATCTTATTGTCTTctaagagaaaaataaatgtttattagcAGGTAAACAACTTTTTCCCTCTAAGTCAAAAACAGGGTGACCACTAATGATAGTGAGGTAATAATAGCTGCTTGCAAGTGGACTGGAATCTACcagaggggaaaaaactgtttgtcCTCGGAACGTTTCCCCTCAGACGGATTGGCAGCCAGTCAGTGCAGCTTGTGTGTAACCAGATATGTGCTGGCTTCCCCGGTGCGGAGAGCAGCCTCACATGAATctctcagagaggagagagggaaagagagggagagagagagagactcagctCCAGCTCAGAACAACCATCACAGATCAAATGGCACCAGAGTAAACACAGCGTCTCCCCCATTactctctttcacacatgacACTGCGGCCTCACTCCCCTGGTGGTTTCTGTGTCAAAGCAGCCGATTCTGTGTGTGAAACCCGATCGATGCGGCTTCTCTGAAATGCTCTGTGCATTCAATTAGCCCGAAGGCAGGATGCGCAGTGCATCGACTGAAGAGGACGTCTGTTTAATGTggcagagagcagagggacAGGTGTTTATTGGCTCTTTTTGCACAAGATAATTAGAGACGGTCTTTATGCTTCCTGTCCACATACCTTGTACTACCTCTTGCATGTCGATGGAAACAGGCCGCCGGGtcagctgctgcagtttaaTCATATCTGTGCTAATGCGGCCTCAAACTGTGGAAAATCCATCTGGCAGCAGCAAACCAAGGACTCCAGAAAGTCACAAAAAGCCTGAAAACAATAAGGAATCTGGCTTGATTCAGTATTTacaatttcttttaaaagtatcTTTCTATTTTAAGAATAGTTAtagaaagggttagggttagtgcaTGTGGCTTTTTTAATTAGGAACTGATTTGCTATAAATCTCCAGTTCACAACAGAAGCCACATGAGGAAAATACTTCTGTGGACATTTATGTGTCTTTGCCAGCCTCGTGTTTTCTGTGGAGGCTTCTTCATTggcctttttgtttatttgttcccTCCAGGTAACACTGAAGACAGGGAAATgataaatggactgtatttatattgttCTAGTCTTATCTGCCCCTAAACTAAAATGTGAAGATGCTCCATTGCAGATGTGATTCTTAAATCAATGTGACATGAGTGAATGTAAAACATTCTTCTAAACGGGAAGTTCAAGAATACACAACTTGATTTTCAGCATGTTCTCTTTGTGGACATCATCTGTCAAACATTGATCTCACCTCCGGTTAAAAAGATCACTATGTTCATGACGTGTTCACATTCCTTTATTCGTTAATGAGTAAAGACTTGAGTCAAAGCATCGGTGACTCATCGTCCTTTTTCCGTAAAAGTACAGTTAATTATTACAGGTGCGGGAGGGGCCTTGGGTGGTGGAATTAAAAACTTTATTATGAGGATTGCTTGAATCCAggaagagcagaagaagagttTGTGTTGGATTACTGGTGTTatgcattgtaaaaaaaaaaaaagaacatctgTTTCAGATGGAAATTCACGGATGGAGCTGGAATAAGCCGGCGCTGCAGCCACGGTGCGGTTTGGTTTCGCATGCAGGGGCAGGGATTCTGTCTGCCTGCTTCTCATGCAGACAAAACAACGTGTGTCGTCTGTACCTCAGCACATTCATCATGTCaacaaagaaaaaggttttatcTTTATGGCACACGGTTATGCAGCATCATGCACGGCATGTCTCGTGTAGCACGGACAAGGAGACACTGTTATCTTTTTTCTTCCCCAAAAAAAGAGAATCCAAAGAGTTGCTGACAAACAGTTATGCAATGTAAATAGGCCATTATTATACATAAGCATTACCATTATAGCTCCAGGGACACAAAGACATTGCACAATTTAAAATACGACTTTGTTAATGTCTGCTGTCTTACAACTTgtgttttacttattttatgAGTGTTTATTTGTATGTGCATGGTTAGCCCACATGTTACCTGGTCAGATTTAATGATTTCTGGTAATTGG from Limanda limanda chromosome 10, fLimLim1.1, whole genome shotgun sequence carries:
- the tsc22d3 gene encoding TSC22 domain family protein 3 isoform X2; translation: MSTEMFAKSPMEVAVYQLHNFSISFFSSLVGGDVVSVKLDNSASGASVVAIDNKIEQAMDLVKNHLMYAVREEVEILKEQIKELAEKNNQLERENCLLKNLASPEQMEKFQSRIPADVLLPLDNQSAQVTAEHPHQQPHTCSYIAGSAV